The sequence ATGGCTTCATTACTAAACCTTTCAGAAATTTAGAAATTCTCAGAAAAATAGAGAGTTTAATCGCTCAACCAAGACAAAAGGTTTGGAATTAAAATGTTGGATATTTTAGCGGCATCTTTTTCTTATAACTGTAGACACCAGATTTTTAAATTAGATAAGTAATCGCCGGCAGAAAAAAGGGGTGATAAATGCATTATATCTTAAAAATCCAAACTCGTCTAATCCTCAGCATCGTAATAACATTAATTATATCACCGCTTTCTCTCAGAGCAGGTCCCACCGCTTTGGACACAACCCAGTCAATTAAAATCGGCGTTCTTGCCAAACGCAGTGTTGATAGATGCATAGAAAAATGGGAGCCAACTGCCGCATACTTAACGCAAGAAATACCCGGCTATTCCTTCGCTATTATCCCGCTTGGTTTTGATGAAATCTACTCGGCTATCGAGCAGAAAGAAATTGATTTCATTCTAACTAATTCATCTTTCTATGTATATCTGGAATTGCAGTATGATGTAAGCCGGATGGCAACATTGAAAAACCTTTTTATGGGCAAAGCATTAACGGAATTCGGCGGGGTGATATTTTACAGGGCAGACCGCAATGATATAAAAACAGTAAAAGACCTAAAGGGCAAAAGCTTCATGGCTGTAGAAAAAATGTCATTTGGCGGCTGGCAGATGGCTTGGAGAGAACTCAAAGAACAGGGAATTGACCCATACCGCGATTTCGCTGATATGAGTTTCGGCGGCACTCATGATGCTGTAGTTCTGGCGGTCCGGGATGGCATAGTAGATGCCGGGACCGTCCGTTCCGATGTGCTTGAACGGATGGCATTAGAAAACAAAATAAATTTAAAAGATTATTACACAATACCATGCAATAAATCCATTGCCGGTTCTTGTGATTTCCCTTTACTTCATACAACGCGTTTGTATCCCGAATGGCCCTTCGCCAAAGTCAGCCATACTTCAAGTGAACTTGCCGAAAAGGTCGCTACCGCTTTGCTGAGGATGTCTTCGGACAGCCCTGCCGCCAAGGCTGCGAGAAGCGCCGGCTGGACTATCCCTCGCAACTATCAGTCCGTACATGATTGTCTGAAATATCTTCATATCGGGCCATACCGGGATTACGGCAAAGTGTCTTTTCGAGATGCGCTATGGCAATATTTGCCCTGGATTGTATATCTCCTTACTGCCATATTCCTGATAGGTTTTTTTGCACTTTATGTATCTCGTCTAAACCGTAAGCTTCAGCAAGCTATAATAGCACAAAAGGAAGAGCTTGTAAACCGCAGCCTGACGGAAGAAGCTTTACGTATTGAAAAGAATAAGGCACAGCTCTACCTTGATATAGCGGGCGTTATTATCATTGCTATCAATAATAATGGGGAAGTAACCCTGATAAATCAAAAAGGCTGTGAAGTATTAGGCTATAGCGAGGAAGATATCATAGGAAAAAACTGGTTTGACAATTTCATACCAAAATGGCTGCGGGATAAATTAATACCTGTTTCACAAAAACTTCTGGCTGAAGAGATTGAAAGCATCGAATATTATGAGAATCCGATTCTTACCAAGTCGGGGCAGGAGAAATTAATTGCTTGGCATAATACACTTTTAAAAGATAATAAGGGAAATATAATTGGCCATCTCAGTTCGGGCGAGGATATCACCGAGCGAAAGAAAACCGAAGAAGCTCTAAGGGAAAGCGAGGGGCGTTTCCGCGCCGTATTCGAGACTGCCCAGGATTCCATTTTCATTAAAGATCATTCGCTAAGATATATACTTGCTAATCCTGCTATGGAAGAGCTTTTGGGGATGCCTGCTTCACAACTGATAGGAAAGACAGATAATGATTTATTCGGGGAAGAAGCAGGGGCGCATATCAAAGAAATGGATTCGCGCGTCCTTTACGGGGAGGTAATAAGAGAGGAACATACGAAGCCAGTGAATGGCATCCCTTTCACTTTCAATGTTATTAAAGTGCCAATGCTTAACAATAATGGTGAAATTGTAGGACTTTGCGGAATAGCCAGAGATGTTACCAAACAAAAGCAAGCTGAAAAGTCATTAAAGGAAAGCGAGGAAAAATTCCGGCGAATTGCCGAACACATTTTCGATGTTATCTTAGCAAATAAATTGGATGGAACTATAACATACGTATCTCCATCAGTAGAGAGGGTATTTGGCTATCTGCCGAAGGAGCTAATTGGCAATAATATTATGGATTTGGTTGTTAAATCAGATATCCAGCAAACGACTCAAAACCTACAAGATATCGAAGCTGGAAAGATTATTGAAAATCATTTGTCTAAGTGTGTTAAGAAGGATGGCAGTATCGCCATCATAGAAATAAATTCTCTGCCTACGTATAAGGATAAAACAATTGTTGGGTCTCAGGCAATCATTCGCGATATCACCGAAACAAAGCGGCTTCAGGAGCTCGCCTCCCAGGCGCAGCGTTTGGAAGCTGCCGGTAAAATCGCCGGTCAGGTAGCGCATGATTTTAATAACCTGTTAGGCCCAATGATAGCCTACCCGGATTTAATAAAAAATCATCTTTCAAATAATGATCCTGCTATTCCGTTATTGAATGATATTGAAAAAGCGGCAGAGATTATGGCTGACATCAATCAGGAATTGCTCACATTAAGCAGGCGCGGGCATTTCGCTATGGAAACCCTATGCCTGAATGATGTAATTAGTCAAGCTCTTAAACAGATAGAATCAAAACCGGATACGCTTTATATAGAAACCAGGTTAAGCCAAGACCTGATGAACATAAAAGGCGGAGCAGCGCAAATCCTGCGCGTGTTCTCAAACCTGATAAATAATGCCCGCGATGCAATGCAGGATAATGGACATCTATCGATAACAACCGAAAATTTCTATGTCGACAAATCTATCGGAAAGTATGGCGGCGTCGCCAAGGGAGAATATGCGAAGGTTTCTATTGCTGACACGGGCTGCGGCATCCCTGAGGATATATTGTCTAAACTATATGAGCCATTTTTTACTACCAAGACTGCCAACAAAAAGAGAGGCTCAGGTTTAGGCTTAAGCGTTGTTCACGCTGTAATGAATGACCATAACGGTTATATCGATATTCAAACAAAAGTTGGTCAAGGAACCACATTTTACTTGTATTTCCCGATCACGAGGGAATCGATTGAAATGCCGATACCAGATGATGTAATCGGCGGCAGCGAAAGCGTTCTTGTTGTGGATGACGATGATTTTCAGAGAGAGGTCGCGCTTAATTTGCTTAAGAAACTTGGTTATAATGCATCGGCTGTTAATAGCGGCGAAGTCGCCTTAGAATTTTTAAAGAACAATCCTCAGGACTTGCTTGTATTGGATATGATTATGCCCGGTGGTATTGATGGCGCTGAAACATATCAGAAAAGGCTTGAAATCAACCCTTCCCAAAAAGCTGTTATTATTTCGGGGTTTGCCGAAACAGAGCGAGTTAATGAAGCTATAAGGTTGGGAGCGGGGACATTTATAAAAAAACCGCTGACTATTAAGACAATAGCTAAGGCAGTAAGGCGTGAAATTGATAAAGTGCGGGCTGTAAAGGCGTAATGTGGGGCTTTGACATGTGAAG comes from Candidatus Zixiibacteriota bacterium and encodes:
- a CDS encoding PAS domain S-box protein — its product is MHYILKIQTRLILSIVITLIISPLSLRAGPTALDTTQSIKIGVLAKRSVDRCIEKWEPTAAYLTQEIPGYSFAIIPLGFDEIYSAIEQKEIDFILTNSSFYVYLELQYDVSRMATLKNLFMGKALTEFGGVIFYRADRNDIKTVKDLKGKSFMAVEKMSFGGWQMAWRELKEQGIDPYRDFADMSFGGTHDAVVLAVRDGIVDAGTVRSDVLERMALENKINLKDYYTIPCNKSIAGSCDFPLLHTTRLYPEWPFAKVSHTSSELAEKVATALLRMSSDSPAAKAARSAGWTIPRNYQSVHDCLKYLHIGPYRDYGKVSFRDALWQYLPWIVYLLTAIFLIGFFALYVSRLNRKLQQAIIAQKEELVNRSLTEEALRIEKNKAQLYLDIAGVIIIAINNNGEVTLINQKGCEVLGYSEEDIIGKNWFDNFIPKWLRDKLIPVSQKLLAEEIESIEYYENPILTKSGQEKLIAWHNTLLKDNKGNIIGHLSSGEDITERKKTEEALRESEGRFRAVFETAQDSIFIKDHSLRYILANPAMEELLGMPASQLIGKTDNDLFGEEAGAHIKEMDSRVLYGEVIREEHTKPVNGIPFTFNVIKVPMLNNNGEIVGLCGIARDVTKQKQAEKSLKESEEKFRRIAEHIFDVILANKLDGTITYVSPSVERVFGYLPKELIGNNIMDLVVKSDIQQTTQNLQDIEAGKIIENHLSKCVKKDGSIAIIEINSLPTYKDKTIVGSQAIIRDITETKRLQELASQAQRLEAAGKIAGQVAHDFNNLLGPMIAYPDLIKNHLSNNDPAIPLLNDIEKAAEIMADINQELLTLSRRGHFAMETLCLNDVISQALKQIESKPDTLYIETRLSQDLMNIKGGAAQILRVFSNLINNARDAMQDNGHLSITTENFYVDKSIGKYGGVAKGEYAKVSIADTGCGIPEDILSKLYEPFFTTKTANKKRGSGLGLSVVHAVMNDHNGYIDIQTKVGQGTTFYLYFPITRESIEMPIPDDVIGGSESVLVVDDDDFQREVALNLLKKLGYNASAVNSGEVALEFLKNNPQDLLVLDMIMPGGIDGAETYQKRLEINPSQKAVIISGFAETERVNEAIRLGAGTFIKKPLTIKTIAKAVRREIDKVRAVKA